A genomic region of Oryza glaberrima chromosome 1, OglaRS2, whole genome shotgun sequence contains the following coding sequences:
- the LOC127760123 gene encoding aquaporin SIP1-1 encodes MAVAAVRAAAADAAVTFLWVLCVSTLGASTAAVTSYLRIHEGIHYALLVTVSLLSVLLFAFNLLCDALGGASFNPTALAAFHAAGLSSPRHSSLFPLALRFPAQAAGAVGGAMAISELMPEQYKHMLGGPSLKVDLHTGAAAELVLTFVITLAVLWIIVKGPRNPIVKTWMLSISTVCLVLTGAAYTGPSMNPANAFGWAYVNNRHNTWEQFYVYWICPFVGAVLAAWVFRAVFPPPAPKPKAKKA; translated from the exons atggcggtggcggcggtgcgggcggcggcggcggacgcggcggtgACGTTCCTGTGGGTGCTGTGCGTGTCGACGCTgggggcgtcgacggcggcggtgacgtcGTACCTCCGCATCCACGAGGGGATCCACTACGCGCTCCTCGTCAccgtctccctcctctccgtGCTCCTCTTCGCCTTCAACCTCCTCTGCGACGCCCTCGGCGGCGCCAGCTTCAACcccaccgccctcgccgccttccacgccgccggcctctcctccccccgccactcctccctcttccccctcGCCCTCCGCTTCCCCGCCCAG GCCGCGGGTGCGGTGGGTGGGGCGATGGCGATCTCGGAGCTGATGCCGGAGCAGTACAAGCACATGCTCGGGGGGCCATCGCTCAAGGTGGATCTCCACAcgggtgccgccgccgagctggtGCTCACCTTCGTCATCACCTTGGCCGTGCTCTGGATCATCGTCAAGGGGCCCCGTAATCCCATCGTCAAGACCTGGATGCTCTCCATCTCCACCGTTTGCCTCGTCCTCACCGGCGCTGCCTACACTGGCCCATCCATGAACCCTGCCAAT GCGTTTGGCTGGGCATATGTGAACAATCGCCACAACACATGGGAGCAATTCTACGTCTACTGGATATGCCCTTTTGTTGGCGCTGTTCTTGCTGCCTGGGTCTTCAGGGCCGTGTTCCCACCACCGGCACCTAAACCTAAGGCCAAGAAAGCATGA
- the LOC127760125 gene encoding uncharacterized protein LOC127760125: MDAVGGGGYSPRFQRQASCSCAPSISMSRRYVRGGFDLAGDYDDDDEEEYGYLGAGVFDGVHHADGKPGAASRGAGAPASASASSGRGCGTRLKGLWRRILRENKKRILLCATGCVPASSSAAAAARVPYDAYSYAQNFDDGAAWVEPENLSRSFSARFAVPSRVLQRVAV, translated from the coding sequence ATggacgccgtcggcggcggcggctacagcCCACGCTTCCAGCGCCAGGCCTCCTGCTCCTGCGCCCCCTCCATCTCCATGTCCCGCCGCTACGTCCGCGGCGGCTTCGACCTCGCGGgcgactacgacgacgacgacgaggaggagtacGGCTACCTCGGCGCCGGGGTGTTCGACGGTGTCCACCACGCCGACGGGAAGCCCGGCGCGGCGTCCCGCGGCGCGGGGGCTcctgcgtcggcgtcggcgtcgtcggggcGCGGGTGCGGGACGAGGCTGAAGGGCCTGTGGCGGCGGATCCTGCGGGAGAACAAGAAGCGGATCCTGCTCTGCGCCACCGGCTGCGttccggcgtcgtcgtcggcggcggcggcggcgagggtgccCTACGACGCCTACAGCTACGCGCAGAActtcgacgacggcgcggcgtggGTGGAGCCGGAGAACCTCTCGCGCTCCTTCTCCGCGCGCTTCGCCGTCCCGTCGAGGGTGCTGCAGCGGGTCGCCGTgtag
- the LOC127766174 gene encoding TSL-kinase interacting protein 1-like — MKPLQQRCKPTDTGTAAKLGCSTMQSLKPGKYINKSSGNASTKYRRAGASSPQLYTEKQSAPKDGSFMEALFHDSKNVSARPPRHSGKIALQLFPIDEEFQKSLQQKNHNPYLELTVAPRKKISSVLQHLNTKWGNSQCARGELMLFPDGTRLDNINGSERWTRSDSCTAADVHVAVGSPSTFRLRYGWFPPNFGEQNSGVSLGLVHSAGNIIDNEPLDPVVREQKQMTALSEFPSNFAAPSTEANTVKTMKQDNQSKETPLSWIDCISNISFGALLAEAAPSQDSKQLLPQNNSSLQQIPLTADSFDASIASLIARQQASSQPKVSTPSLWDAEETCHAFPSQNRISRRTPGTTPSSCGASTLSVLGTILESGTDGEKQCSTEDRREEPNPQASLLANDDNNVKPDIPVSESTGEPRLGASCFQSESTGEPEVGASCSRLLSGTDSLSVSDLLANSLDAFQKFSVF; from the exons ATGAAACCTCTTCAGCAGCGCTGTAAACCAACTGATACAGGAACGGCGGCAAAACTTGGTTGCAGTACGATGCAAAGCCTGAAACCTGGAAAATATATCAATAAATCATCAG GCAATGCTAGCACAAAATACAGAAGAGCTGGTGCCTCATCGCCTCAATTGTATACTGAAAAACAAAGTGCACCAAAGGATGGTAGCTTTATGGAAGCACTGTTCCATGATTCTAAGAATGTGTCTGCTCGACCACCCCGCCATTCTGGAAAGATCGCACTTCAACTGTTCCCAATAGATGAGGAGTTTCAGAAGTCCCTGCAGCAG AAAAACCACAATCCTTACCTGGAATTGACTGTGGCTCCTCGAAAGAAAATATCCTCAGTTCTGCAGCATCTCAACACAAAATGGGGCAATTCTCAGTGTGCAAGAGGTGAACTCATGctcttccctgacggtactagGCTTGATAACATAAATGGCAGTGAGAGATGGACTCGTAGTGATTCTTGCACAGCAGCTGATGTGCATGTTGCTGTTGGCAGCCCTTCGACATTTCGCTTAAG ATATGGTTGGTTTCCACCCAATTTTGGGGAACAAAACAGTGGAGTATCTTTAGGATTAGTGCACTCTGCAGGCAATATAATCGACAACGAGCCTTTAGATCCTGTTGTCAGGGAACAGAAACAGATGACTGCTTTGAGTGAATTCCCGAGTAACTTTGCTGCACCGTCCACTGAGGCCAACACAGTAAAGACTATG AAACAGGATAATCAAAGCAAAGAGACACCACTTTCATGGATTGACTGCATATCTAATATAAGTTTTGGAGCACTATTAGCTGAAGCTGCGCCTTCTCAAGACAGCAAGCAGTTACTTCCACAAAACAACTCAAGTCTCCAACAGATACCTCTTACCGCTGATTCATTTGATGCTTCTATTGCTTCCCTGATTGCTCGGCAACAAGCAAGTAGCCAGCCGAAGGTGTCAACTCCATCCCTTTGGGATGCAGAAGAAACGTGCCATGCATTTCCTTCCCAGAATCGAATTTCACGCAGGACGCCTGGTACAACTCCTAGCAGTTGTGGTGCAAGTACCTTGTCTGTCCTAGGCACAATTCTGGAATCTGGTACAGACGGTGAGAAG CAATGTTCTACTGAAGATAGAAGAGAGGAACCGAACCCTCAGGCATCACTCTTGGCCAATGATGACAATAATGTGAAGCCAGACATCCCAGTG TCTGAATCTACTGGGGAGCCAAGACTGGGAGCATCTTGTTTTCAGTCTGAATCGACTGGGGAGCCAGAAGTCGGAGCATCTTGTTCAAGACTTTTGAGTGGCACCGACAGTTTAAGTGTGAGCGATTTACTTGCAAACAGCTTGGATGCATTCCAGAAATTCTCTGTTTTCTGA
- the LOC127782963 gene encoding uncharacterized protein LOC127782963, with product MAAAAKKRRPEEEEAAGAEEEMHLAFRGAANALSQVYGQAVAAQEKSFRAGERRAMENVYRWICSKHQEGLEVSVADLVAFLQTEIEHRTGEVPRSLQHTSAQPACQFPSANVQSNSFSFGNVTDALNSHTAQTGQTQTAGVLNAPPNPLRQNLHSNHHPIHCSAYGTINSLPDGIGAQSNHPPQHQNFMHCNSYEPSMDES from the exons atggcggcggcggcgaagaagcggaggccggaggaggaggaggcggcgggggcggaggaggagatgcaCCTGGCGTTCAGGGGCGCCGCCAACGCGCTGTCGCAGGTGTACGGGCAGGCCGTGGCCGCGCAGGAGAAGTCGTtccgcgccggcgagcgccgcgccATG GAGAATGTCTATCGATGGATTTGCAGCAAGCATCAAGAAGGTTTGGAGGTGTCTGTTGCCGATCTAGTTGCTTTCCTGCAG ACTGAGATTGAGCACAGAACAGGGGAGGTGCCGAGGTCATTGCAGCATACAAGTGCACAGCCAGCATGTCAATTTCCTTCTGCAAATGTTCAAAGCAATTCGTTCTCTTTTGGGAATGTAACGGATGCACTTAACTCCCATACAGCGCAAACTGGCCAAACACAAACTGCCGGCGTGTTAAATGCTCCGCCCAACCCATTGCGGCAAAATTTACACTCAAATCATCATCCGATTCATTGTTCAGCGTATGGCACTATCAACTCCCTACCAGATGGAATTGGAGCTCAAAGCAACCATCCTCCCCAACATCAGAATTTCATGCACTGCAACTCGTATGAACCCTCCATGGATGAGTCATGA
- the LOC127782933 gene encoding protein GIGANTEA has protein sequence MSASNEKWIDGLQFSSLFWPPPQDSQQKQAQILAYVEYFGQFTADSEQFPEDIAQLIQSCYPSKEKRLVDEVLATFVLHHPEHGHAVVHPILSRIIDGTLSYDRNGFPFMSFISLFSHTSEKEYSEQWALACGEILRVLTHYNRPIFKVDHQHSEAECSSTSDQASSCESMEKRANGSPRNEPDRKPLRPLSPWITDILLAAPLGIRSDYFRWCGGVMGKYAAGGELKPPTTAYSRGSGKHPQLMPSTPRWAVANGAGVILSVCDEEVARYETANLTAAAVPALLLPPPTTPLDEHLVAGLPPLEPYARLFHRYYAIATPSATQRLLFGLLEAPPSWAPDALDAAVQLVELLRAVEDYDSGMRLPKNWMHLHFLRAIGTAMSMRAGIAADTSAALLFRILSQPTLLFPPLRHAEGVELHHEPLGGYVSSYKRQLEVPASEATIDATAQGIASMLCAHGPDVEWRICTIWEAAYGLLPLSSSAVDLPEIVVAAPLQPPTLSWSLYLPLLKVFEYLPRGSPSEACLMRIFVATVEAILRRTFPSETSEQSRKPRSQSKNLAVAELRTMIHSLFVESCASMDLASRLLFVVLTVCVSHQALPGGSKRPTGSDNHSSEEVTNDSRLTNGRNRCKKRQGPVATFDSYVLAAVCALSCELQLFPFISKNGNHSNLKDSIKIVIPGKTNGISNELHNSISSAILHTRRILGILEALFSLKPSSVGTSWSYSSNEIVAAAMVAAHVSELFRRSRPCLNALSALKQCKWDAEISTRASSLYHLIDLHGKTVTSIVNKAEPLEAHLTLTPVKKDEPPIEEKNINSSDGGALEKKDASRSHRKNGFARPLLKCAEDVILNGDVASTSGKAIASLQVEASDLANFLTMDRNGGYRGSQTLLRSVLSEKQELCFSVVSLLWQKLIASPEMQMSAESTSAHQGWRKVVDALCDVVSASPTKASAAIVLQAEKDLQPWIARDDEQGQKMWRVNQRIVKLIAELMRNHDSPEALVILASASDLLLRATDGMLVDGEACTLPQLELLEVTARAVHLIVEWGDSGVSVADGLSNLLKCRLSTTIRCLSHPSAHVRALSMSVLRDILNNGQINSSKLIQGEYRNGIQSPTYQCLAASIINWQADVERCIEWEAHSRRATGLTLAFLTAAAKELGCPLTC, from the exons ATGTCAGCTTCAAATGAGAAGTGGATTGATGGGCTCCAGTTCTCATCACTGTTCTGGCCCCCACCACAGGATTCACAACAAAAACAG GCACAAATTCTGGCCTATGTTGAGTACTTTGGCCAGTTTACAGCTGACAGTGAGCAATTCCCTGAAGATATAGCTCAG CTAATTCAAAGTTGCTATCCATCAAAAGAAAAGCGCCTTGTAGATGAAGTATTAG CAACTTTTGTTCTTCATCATCCTGAGCATGGCCATGCAGTTGTGCATCCGATTCTGTCACGCATCATAGATGGGACACTCAGTTATGATAGAAATGGTTTCCCGTTCATGTCCTTCATCTCTTTATTTAGCCATACTTCTGAG AAAGAGTACTCGGAGCAGTGGGCCTTGGCCTGTGGAGAAATTCTTAGAGTTCTAACTCACTACAACAGGCCAATCTTCAAAGTTGATCACCAACATAGTGAAGCGGAATGTAGCAGCACATCTGATCAGGCCTCATCATGTGAGTCTATGGAGAAAAGGGCTAACGGTTCTCCAAGAAATGAACCTGACCGGAAGCCATTGAGGCCACTATCTCCTTGGATCACAGACATATTGCTTGCTGCACCTCTGGGTATTAGAAGTGACTATTTTAGATG GTGTGGTGGAGTCATGGGAAAATACGCAGCTGGTGGAGAATTGAAGCCTCCAACAACTG CTTACAGCCGAGGATCTGGGAAGCACCCACAACTTATGCCATCCACGCCCAGATGGGCTGTTGCCAATGGAGCTGGAGTTATACTAAGTGTCTGTGATGAGGAAGTAGCTCGTTATGAGACAGCAAATTTGACTGCGGCAGCTGTTCCTGCACTTCTATTACCTCCACCGACCACACCATTGGACGAACATTTGGTTGCGGGGCTCCCTCCTCTTGAACCATATGCTCGCTTGTTTCATAG ATACTATGCAATTGCTACTCCAAGTGCTACCCAAAGGTTGCTTTTTGGTCTTCTCGAGGCACCACCATCATGGGCCCCAGATGCACTTGATGCAGCAGTACAGCTTGTTGAACTCCTTAGAGCAGTGGAAGACTACGATTCTGGCATGCGG CTTCCAAAGAACTGGATGCATCTTCATTTCCTGCGTGCTATTGGAACTGCAATGTCAATGAGAGCTGGTATCGCTGCTGATACGTCTGCTGCTTTACTTTTCCGAATACTCTCCCAACCGACATTACTTTTTCCTCCACTGAGACATGCCGAAGGAGTTGAACTCCATCATGAGCCACTAGGTGGCTATGTATCATCGTACAAAAGGCAG CTGGAAGTTCCTGCATCTGAAGCCACTATTGATGCCACTGCGCAAGGCATTGCTTCCATGCTATGTGCTCATGGTCCCGATGTTGAGTGGAGAATATGTACCATCTGGGAGGCTGCGTATGGTTTGCTACCTCTGAGTTCATCAGCAGTTGATTTGCCTGAAATTGTTGTAGCTGCTCCACTTCAGCCACCTACTTTGTCATGGAGCCTATACTTGCCATTGTTGAAAGTATTTGAGTATTTACCTCGTGGGAGTCCATCTGAAGCATGCCTTATGAGAATTTTTGTGGCAACAGTTGAAGCTATACTGAGAAGAACTTTTCCATCAGAAACCTCTGAACAATCCAGGAAACCAAGAAGTCAATCTAAGAACCTTGCTGTTGCTGAACTCCGAACAATGATACATTCACTCTTTGTGGAGTCCTGTGCTTCAATGGACCTTGCGTCCAGATTACTATTTGTAGTATTAACTGTTTGCGTCAGTCATCAAGCTTTGCCTGGGGGAAGTAAAAGGCCAACTGGTAGTGATAATCATTCCTCTGAGGAGGTCACAAATGATTCGAGATTAACCAATGGAAGAAACAGATGTAAGAAGAGACAAGGACCAGTTGCTACATTCGACTCATACGTTCTAGCAGCCGTTTGTGCCTTATCTTGTGAGCTCCAGCTGTTCCCTTTTATTTCCAAGAATGGGAACCATTCAAATCTGAAGGACTCCATAAAGATAGTCATACCTGGAAAAACCAATGGTATTAGTAACGAGCTACACAATAGCATTAGCTCAGCGATTCTTCATACTCGTAGAATACTTGGCATCTTGGAAGCTCTGTTCTCCTTGAAGCCATCATCTGTTGGTACTTCATGGAGTTATAGTTCAAATGAGATTGTTGCAGCAGCTATGGTTGCTGCTCATGTTTCTGAGTTATTTCGTCGATCCAGGCCATGCTTAAATGCACTGTCTGCGCTGAAGCAATGCAAGTGGGATGCTGAGATTTCTACCAGGGCATCATCCCTTTACCATTTGATTGACTTGCATGGTAAAACAGTGACCTCCATTGTGAACAAAGCTGAGCCTCTAGAAGCTCACCTGACCCTTACACCAGTAAAAAAGGATGAACCTCCCATTGAGGAAAAGAACATTAACTCATCAGATGGTGGTGCATTGGAAAAAAAGGATGCTTCAAGATCACACAGGAAAAATGGTTTTGCAAGACCACTCTTGAAATGTGCAGAAGATGTTATACTAAATGGTGATGTCGCAAGTACTTCTGGGAAAGCCATTGCAAGTTTACAGGTGGAAGCTTCTGATTTGGCAAACTTCCTCACCATGGACCGAAATGGGGGTTACAGAGGTTCTCAAACTCTCCTAAGATCTGTACTGTCAGAGAAGCAGGAGCTATGCTTCTCTGTTGTCTCATTGCTCTGGCAGAAGCTCATTGCATCTCCCGAAATGCAGATGTCTGCAGAAAGTACATCAGCTCATCAGGGTTGGAGAAAG GTTGTGGATGCGCTTTGTGACGTTGTTTCAGCCTCACCGACCAAGGCTTCAGCTGCTATCGTTCTGCAG GCCGAGAAGGACTTGCAGCCCTGGATTGCTCGAGATGATGAGCAAGGTCAGAAGATGTGGAGAGTCAACCAGCGAATAGTTAAGCTGATAGCAGAGCTTATGAGGAACCACGATAGCCCAGAAGCATTGGTGATCCTTGCTAGTGCTTCAGATCTTCTTCTTCGAGCAACTGATGGAATGCTTGTTGATGGTGAAGCTTGTACTTTACCACAATTAGAG CTATTGGAAGTAACCGCCAGAGCAGTCCATCTCATCGTCGAATGGGGAGATTCAGGTGTATCCGTCGCTGATGGCCTCTCCAATCTGCTGAAG TGCCGTCTATCAACCACCATCCGCTGTCTTTCGCACCCCAGCGCGCATGTCCGTGCACTCAGCATGTCCGTTCTTCGCGACATCTTGAACAACGGACAAATAAACTCCAGTAAGCTCATCCAAGGGGAATACCGGAATGGCATCCAGAGCCCAACCTACCAGTGCTTGGCAGCAAGCATCATCAACTGGCAAGCCGATGTGGAGAGATGCATAGAGTGGGAAGCCCACAGCCGCCGGGCCACCGGGCTGACGCTCGCCTTCCtcaccgcggcggcgaaggagctcGGCTGCCCACTCACTTGCTGA